One window of Pleurodeles waltl isolate 20211129_DDA chromosome 3_1, aPleWal1.hap1.20221129, whole genome shotgun sequence genomic DNA carries:
- the BTG4 gene encoding protein BTG4, which produces MKDEIAATVVFVTRLAKKHEKMSKQKIEQFAAKLTSILFAKYRNHWYLENPSKGQAFRCIRINKQQSSDLMLERACSECSVKFSDLGLPAEMTIWVDPFEVSCRYGEKSRPFTVAHFDGSVSNEFSKFEISRCISVAVDKSTFDYSAISSDEETSIKEPKTIPTVSNPNSIYQSCDYSHHTSPGWSQFSRKKVHPNDAYHPHKLGFYPPAKGFKPYRPSAAFAGPRVDRYHWVNTKR; this is translated from the exons atgaagGACGAAATTGCTGCCACAGTCGTTTTTGTCACAAGACTGGCCAAAAAGCACGAGAAGATGAGCAAGCAGAAAATCGAGCAGTTTGCAGCCAAGCTGACGAGCATCCTGTTCGCAAAGTACAGAAACCACTGGTATCTGGAGAACCCCTCCAAAGGGCAAGCTTTCAG GTGCATCCGGATTAACAAGCAGCAGTCGTCTGAtttgatgttggagagggcgtGTTCTGAGTGCAGTGTTAAATTCAGTGACTTGGGCTTGCCAGCAGAGATGACCATATGGGTTGATCCGTTTGAGGTGTCCTGCAG GTATGGTGAGAAAAGTCGGCCTTTCACAGTTGCGCATTTTGATGGGAGTGTAAGCAATGAATTCTCAAAGTTTGAGATTTCCAGGTGCATCAGTGTTGCTGTTGACAAATCCACCTTTGATTATTCTGCAATCTCCTCGGATGAAGAAAcctccatcaaggagccaaaaacCATCCCAACGGTCAGCAACCCAAATAGCATCTACCAG TCCTGTGATTACAGCCACCACACTAGTCCTGGGTGGTCCCAGTTTTCTCGCAAGAAGGTCCATCCTAATGATGCCTACCACCCTCACAAACTGGGCTTCTATCCTCCTGCCAAAGGCTTCAAACCATACCGCCCCTCTGCTGCATTTGCTGGTCCCCGGGTGGACCGCTATCACTGGGTGAACACTAAACGCTGA